Proteins encoded in a region of the Mucispirillum schaedleri ASF457 genome:
- a CDS encoding TrmH family RNA methyltransferase → MIISGRNPVIEAKKSGKAKKIIVRQGASIHFDNINIPFEVLGRRAFEEKYGTETQGVVCVVDDFEYTELKDILKKSSRIEGVVFLDKIQDPHNFGAVIRACHCFGIRYIIVPRHDQAKVSPAVYKASAGSLFYTEICEVVNLGQAIDEFKSKGFAIAAADIYGDINLKSTSSIVKYPLGVIIGSEGRGIRESILERADYKLKISMASDIDSLNASMSCAVILYQLFSR, encoded by the coding sequence TTGATAATTTCAGGAAGAAACCCTGTAATAGAAGCTAAAAAAAGCGGTAAAGCTAAAAAGATAATTGTCAGACAGGGGGCAAGTATCCATTTTGATAATATAAACATACCTTTTGAAGTGCTGGGAAGAAGAGCTTTTGAAGAAAAATATGGCACAGAAACTCAAGGGGTAGTATGTGTTGTAGATGATTTTGAATATACAGAGTTAAAAGATATTCTTAAAAAATCATCACGGATAGAAGGTGTTGTTTTTTTAGATAAAATACAAGACCCACATAATTTTGGTGCAGTAATAAGAGCATGTCACTGCTTTGGCATAAGGTATATTATTGTTCCACGACATGACCAAGCCAAAGTGAGCCCTGCTGTATATAAAGCCAGTGCAGGTTCGTTATTTTATACAGAAATATGCGAAGTGGTTAATCTGGGACAGGCAATAGATGAATTTAAAAGCAAAGGTTTTGCTATTGCTGCAGCAGATATTTATGGTGATATTAATTTAAAATCAACATCAAGTATCGTAAAATATCCACTTGGTGTTATTATAGGCTCAGAGGGCAGGGGTATTAGAGAAAGTATTTTAGAAAGAGCTGACTATAAACTTAAAATCAGTATGGCTTCTGATATAGATTCTCTTAATGCATCAATGAGCTGTGCGGTTATACTTTATCAGCTTTTCAGCAGGTAG
- a CDS encoding MATE family efflux transporter — translation MKYDELEIVSGSIYKTYFKFTFPNMIGLIAMSSVSLVDGYFVSRYVSSVALAAVNIIIPLITVVFGISIMLTIGVAVLIGKYLGERKEYKAAAVFTKVIITITVMSLFFTAYCFIFSENVSRLLGANDEIMVYAVPYLKMVSIFFLFQSLEYCLSVMIRTDGNPYLASTAVLFGAVLNFILDYIFIVHMNMGISGAALGTGLSFMASTFLILLHFFFKKGRLYLTCRIGKWKEIIYASYNGSSELLSEASVAVVAYLFNNIMVQRLGTYGVEAFTVINYALWAANMLCYAVGDSLVPLISINFGALKYTRIQKIISLSRISVIFIGLFVFALFTFIPEKIIATFLNPVSDKDAFDTALIFADYVKYAFLFIGLNIIFSSSFTAFQKPLHSVAVAVSRGLMLPVAFILIMPLFLGEKGIYAAVPLAEAVTTILGFILWRNTLVIKQVMGR, via the coding sequence ATGAAATATGATGAATTAGAAATAGTTTCTGGCAGTATATATAAAACTTATTTTAAATTTACTTTTCCAAATATGATAGGGCTTATTGCCATGAGCTCTGTTTCACTGGTGGACGGATATTTTGTAAGCAGATATGTAAGCAGTGTGGCCCTTGCTGCTGTCAATATTATAATACCGCTTATAACAGTAGTTTTTGGTATATCCATTATGCTGACTATTGGAGTAGCAGTGCTTATAGGCAAATATCTTGGAGAAAGAAAAGAATATAAAGCAGCAGCTGTCTTTACAAAAGTTATAATCACTATAACTGTAATGTCATTATTTTTTACTGCTTATTGTTTTATATTTAGTGAAAATGTTTCAAGACTTTTAGGTGCTAATGATGAGATTATGGTATATGCTGTGCCATATCTTAAAATGGTATCTATTTTCTTCTTATTTCAGTCTTTAGAATATTGCCTATCTGTAATGATAAGAACTGACGGAAATCCATATCTTGCTTCTACTGCTGTATTATTTGGTGCAGTATTAAACTTTATACTTGATTATATTTTTATAGTCCATATGAATATGGGAATATCTGGAGCAGCACTTGGCACAGGCTTGTCATTTATGGCTTCTACATTTTTAATATTATTACACTTTTTCTTTAAAAAAGGCAGGCTGTATTTAACATGCAGAATAGGAAAATGGAAAGAAATAATATATGCATCTTATAACGGCTCTTCTGAACTTTTAAGTGAAGCTTCTGTTGCTGTTGTTGCTTATTTATTTAATAATATAATGGTGCAAAGACTTGGCACTTATGGTGTAGAAGCATTTACTGTTATAAACTATGCTCTATGGGCTGCAAATATGCTCTGCTATGCAGTAGGCGATTCCCTTGTGCCATTAATATCTATTAACTTTGGTGCTTTAAAATATACAAGAATACAAAAAATAATATCTCTTTCACGAATTTCTGTAATATTTATTGGCTTATTTGTATTTGCATTATTTACATTCATACCTGAAAAAATAATAGCAACATTTTTAAACCCTGTTTCAGATAAAGATGCCTTTGATACTGCACTTATTTTTGCAGACTATGTAAAATATGCCTTTTTATTTATTGGATTAAATATAATATTCAGCTCATCTTTTACAGCCTTCCAAAAACCACTTCACTCTGTTGCAGTAGCAGTATCAAGGGGGCTGATGCTTCCTGTTGCATTTATATTAATTATGCCTTTATTTTTAGGGGAAAAAGGTATTTATGCAGCAGTTCCGCTGGCTGAAGCAGTAACTACTATATTGGGCTTTATTCTATGGCGAAATACTTTGGTTATAAAACAGGTAATGGGAAGATAA
- a CDS encoding TraR/DksA family transcriptional regulator: MDKATKEHFREKLLAMKKELIEALNNKYNEALELGSDGIQDTADEAYNLYNKNIMLGRVETDALKLRLVDQALQRIENDTYGVCIECEEEINPRRLEYVPFARYCTECKSELEKKGLIKM, from the coding sequence ATGGATAAGGCGACTAAGGAACATTTCCGAGAAAAACTTCTTGCTATGAAAAAAGAGCTTATAGAAGCACTAAACAACAAGTATAATGAAGCATTAGAACTTGGTTCTGACGGTATTCAAGATACAGCTGATGAGGCATATAATCTTTATAATAAGAATATCATGCTTGGCAGAGTTGAAACAGATGCTCTTAAATTAAGACTTGTTGATCAGGCTTTGCAGCGTATTGAAAATGATACTTACGGTGTATGTATAGAATGTGAGGAAGAAATAAACCCTCGCAGACTTGAATATGTGCCGTTTGCAAGATACTGCACAGAATGTAAAAGTGAACTGGAGAAAAAAGGTTTAATTAAAATGTAG
- a CDS encoding MATE family efflux transporter → MNINQSDITSLNETGLFYKFALPNILSFILMSSAGIVDGIFIGNYAGELSLAAVNISYPVFSFIWGLAMMVMVGGAVSTGKYLGEKNTEKACQIFTKSIITVAVITIIISIIILIFTEEIIYLIGGSDKTTPISVLYIKIVIPFVMFTTIGYGLSVFARVDGFPYTASFALITGAVINIVLDALFIAVFNMGVAGAAYATGISFLAGFIILFIHFAMKKGVLRISLKLNNFSEILKSSFNGLSEFLNEISVGVTMALFNIIMMKYAKEEGVAAFTAINYILWLGNMVNYAAADSLNPLISTNYGAGKFNRIKNFLITGLIFTISNGIFIFFLISFFGDTLTALFIKNTSSAAFNMAVEFMSIIKWAFFLSGVNMVFSSYFTAMLRPKESAIIATLRSLILPCSMLLILPLYFGKTGIYTVIPVSELLTFAAALTLFMLSRKFLLKR, encoded by the coding sequence ATGAACATTAATCAGTCAGATATTACATCTTTAAATGAAACAGGGCTGTTTTATAAATTTGCCCTGCCAAATATATTAAGTTTTATACTTATGTCATCAGCAGGTATTGTTGATGGTATATTTATTGGAAATTATGCTGGGGAGTTATCTCTTGCAGCAGTTAATATTTCATATCCTGTATTCAGCTTTATATGGGGTCTTGCCATGATGGTAATGGTAGGTGGTGCTGTTTCAACAGGCAAATATCTTGGTGAAAAAAATACTGAAAAAGCATGCCAGATATTTACAAAATCTATTATTACAGTTGCCGTTATTACTATTATAATCTCTATTATTATTCTTATATTTACAGAAGAAATAATATATTTAATTGGCGGCAGTGATAAAACAACACCTATTAGTGTTTTATATATCAAAATAGTAATCCCCTTTGTAATGTTTACTACAATAGGCTATGGTTTATCAGTTTTTGCAAGGGTGGATGGTTTCCCATATACCGCATCTTTTGCTCTCATTACTGGAGCAGTAATTAATATAGTATTAGATGCATTATTTATTGCAGTTTTTAATATGGGAGTAGCAGGGGCAGCTTATGCAACAGGTATATCATTTTTAGCAGGTTTTATCATTCTTTTCATACATTTTGCAATGAAAAAAGGTGTGTTAAGAATATCATTAAAACTAAATAATTTCTCTGAAATATTAAAATCAAGCTTTAATGGATTATCAGAATTTTTGAATGAAATATCTGTTGGGGTTACTATGGCTTTATTTAATATTATAATGATGAAATATGCAAAAGAAGAAGGTGTTGCAGCATTTACTGCTATTAATTATATTTTATGGCTTGGAAATATGGTAAACTATGCAGCAGCAGACTCTCTTAACCCACTTATTTCCACAAACTACGGTGCTGGTAAATTTAACCGTATTAAAAACTTCTTAATAACAGGGCTGATATTTACAATATCTAATGGAATATTTATATTTTTCTTAATCAGTTTTTTTGGAGACACTCTTACTGCTTTATTTATTAAAAATACTTCATCTGCTGCTTTTAATATGGCTGTTGAGTTTATGAGTATAATTAAATGGGCATTTTTTCTAAGCGGAGTAAATATGGTGTTTTCATCATACTTTACTGCAATGCTGCGACCAAAAGAATCTGCCATAATTGCTACATTAAGGTCGCTGATACTGCCATGCTCCATGCTTTTAATACTGCCTTTATATTTTGGCAAAACAGGTATCTACACAGTTATTCCAGTAAGTGAATTATTAACTTTTGCTGCTGCTTTAACATTGTTTATGCTTAGCAGAAAATTTTTATTAAAAAGATAA
- a CDS encoding IS3 family transposase → MARKYSYEFKKYLVTVLENGIMSVSELSRCCKIHKGVICNIYNRYKHSGESRLHHIFTRNEYSRAFKLNVLTYKASNNLSYEQTALHFNIPSASVIYDWHNFCCNYNGDNMSYKSPNNKHLHFVKDINNQAEVCEEYKSMKARIAELEKELYYSLDILLSVSNMKRSTYYYNVKKPAALDKYAEVKASILEIYEKPNKTYGYPRITKVLEKLGYTYDRKTVYKLMKELKISSLIRVKKRYKQGRVSHICSNKLNRAFTSERPCLKWVTDVAEIKINNEKVYLSAIMDLYNREITAYSVSKYNNEDMVIDSLKQAIDKTKDTTGLMIHSDQGILYQANEFRNLLKSYNIERSMSRRGNCYDNAVMESFFAVLKCEFVYINKFKNIEQFKYELEKYIDFYNNYRIKANGLTPLQEKEIYLVA, encoded by the coding sequence ATGGCAAGAAAATACAGTTATGAGTTTAAGAAATATCTAGTAACAGTCCTAGAAAATGGAATAATGAGTGTCAGTGAATTATCAAGATGCTGTAAAATCCATAAAGGAGTAATATGTAATATCTATAACAGATATAAGCATTCAGGCGAATCAAGGTTACATCATATCTTTACCCGCAATGAATATAGTAGAGCTTTTAAATTAAATGTGTTAACTTATAAGGCATCAAATAATTTAAGTTATGAGCAGACAGCACTACATTTTAATATACCATCAGCATCAGTAATATATGATTGGCATAATTTCTGCTGTAATTATAATGGAGATAATATGTCATATAAGAGCCCGAATAATAAACATCTTCACTTTGTAAAAGATATTAATAATCAAGCAGAAGTGTGTGAAGAATACAAATCAATGAAAGCAAGAATAGCAGAGCTTGAAAAAGAGCTGTATTACAGTTTGGATATCCTGTTGTCTGTGAGTAATATGAAAAGAAGCACTTACTATTATAATGTTAAAAAGCCTGCTGCATTAGATAAATATGCAGAAGTCAAGGCATCTATATTAGAGATATATGAAAAACCTAACAAGACTTATGGTTATCCAAGAATAACAAAGGTATTAGAGAAACTGGGTTATACTTATGACAGGAAGACAGTGTATAAATTGATGAAAGAACTAAAAATTTCATCACTAATCAGGGTTAAGAAAAGGTATAAACAAGGCAGAGTAAGTCATATATGCAGCAATAAATTAAACAGAGCCTTTACAAGTGAGAGACCATGTTTAAAATGGGTAACAGATGTGGCAGAGATAAAAATTAATAATGAAAAGGTGTATTTATCAGCAATAATGGATTTGTATAACAGAGAAATAACAGCATACAGTGTAAGCAAATATAATAATGAAGATATGGTAATTGATAGTTTAAAGCAGGCAATAGATAAAACAAAAGATACAACAGGGTTAATGATACATTCAGACCAGGGCATATTATATCAGGCTAATGAGTTTAGAAATTTATTAAAGTCCTATAATATAGAGCGGAGTATGTCAAGGCGTGGCAACTGCTATGATAATGCTGTTATGGAAAGTTTCTTTGCTGTATTAAAATGTGAATTTGTTTACATTAACAAGTTCAAAAATATAGAACAGTTTAAATATGAACTTGAAAAATATATTGATTTCTATAATAATTACAGAATCAAAGCTAATGGACTTACACCTTTACAGGAAAAAGAAATTTATTTAGTGGCTTAG
- a CDS encoding transketolase, which yields MDFQSFSDKIAGLDYSRLEQEALLCRGDILTMTTLAASGHPGGSMSTIDVLLTVYNIANVNRNNLHDLNRDRIFVSHGHISPAVYSCLAKKGILPQDEYIAYFRKAGSMYEGHIERSIPGVEWTTGNLGQGLSAACGAAVAGKVNGNEFDIYVFMGDGEHEKGQITEARRFAVKYNLSNITVIVDYNALQISGDISNVMPSMNIAESYKSDGWEVLHIDGHNFKEIAGALLKAKSCSRPVCIIAETSMGSGVSFMEHKACFHGAPLSEEQYYEAVKELKLEPSLEKYKEMRKGFMWAAPHIKAENPKININQGSRIIYNADVKTDNRSAFGAALLDLVKINKPKEYTDVVVFDCDLAGSVKTNGVEKNYPENFFQCGISEHHTAVCAGAASVNGVISFFADFGMFGVDEVYNQQRLNEINSANIKLVTTHVGIDVGEDGKTHMCIDYIGLLRNIFDFKIIVPADPNQVDIVIRHAAKEQGNFHIAMGRSKVPVITKEDGSVFFDENYEYIYGAIDIIRQGSDGAVLAYGSTLYRAVQVHDILKSKGLNFSVINVSCPAYINDEAFNKIAGYKKIFTYEDHISSTGLYCTIANMALSRKKFIDATCFGVNEFPMSGQSDEVYDMLSLSPEKVAEKIIKEMGA from the coding sequence ATGGACTTTCAAAGTTTTTCAGATAAAATAGCAGGTCTTGATTACAGCAGGTTAGAGCAGGAAGCTCTCTTATGCAGAGGCGATATTCTTACAATGACAACACTTGCTGCAAGCGGTCATCCTGGCGGCTCTATGTCAACTATTGATGTTCTTTTAACAGTTTACAATATTGCAAATGTTAACCGTAATAATCTTCATGATTTAAACAGGGACAGAATTTTTGTTTCTCATGGTCATATTTCTCCTGCTGTTTATTCATGTCTTGCTAAAAAAGGTATTTTACCGCAGGATGAGTATATTGCATATTTTAGAAAAGCAGGCAGTATGTATGAAGGTCATATTGAACGCTCTATTCCCGGTGTTGAATGGACAACAGGTAATCTTGGGCAGGGGCTTTCTGCTGCATGCGGAGCTGCTGTTGCTGGCAAAGTTAATGGCAATGAGTTTGATATTTATGTCTTTATGGGTGATGGAGAGCATGAAAAAGGTCAGATTACAGAAGCAAGACGATTTGCAGTTAAATATAACCTTTCAAATATTACAGTAATTGTTGATTATAATGCATTGCAGATTTCTGGAGATATTTCTAATGTAATGCCTTCTATGAATATTGCAGAAAGCTATAAATCTGATGGATGGGAAGTTCTGCATATAGACGGTCATAATTTTAAAGAAATAGCTGGTGCTTTATTAAAAGCAAAATCATGCAGCAGACCAGTATGTATAATTGCAGAAACTTCTATGGGAAGCGGTGTATCATTTATGGAGCATAAAGCATGTTTTCATGGTGCTCCACTTTCAGAAGAGCAGTATTATGAAGCTGTGAAAGAGCTGAAATTAGAGCCATCGCTTGAAAAATATAAAGAAATGCGTAAAGGCTTTATGTGGGCAGCTCCACATATAAAAGCAGAAAATCCTAAAATAAATATTAATCAAGGCAGCCGCATTATATATAATGCTGATGTTAAAACTGATAACAGAAGTGCATTTGGTGCTGCTTTATTAGACCTTGTAAAAATAAATAAGCCGAAAGAATATACAGATGTGGTTGTTTTTGACTGTGATTTAGCAGGCTCAGTAAAAACAAATGGTGTTGAAAAAAATTATCCTGAAAATTTCTTTCAGTGTGGTATATCTGAGCATCATACAGCAGTATGTGCCGGTGCGGCATCAGTTAATGGAGTTATCAGCTTTTTTGCAGATTTTGGCATGTTTGGTGTTGATGAAGTTTATAACCAGCAGCGTTTAAATGAAATTAACTCTGCTAATATAAAATTAGTTACTACCCATGTAGGAATAGATGTTGGCGAAGACGGCAAAACTCACATGTGTATTGATTATATAGGGCTTTTAAGAAACATATTTGATTTTAAAATCATTGTTCCTGCTGACCCTAATCAGGTTGATATAGTTATTAGACATGCAGCAAAAGAACAGGGCAATTTTCATATAGCTATGGGCAGGTCAAAAGTGCCTGTAATTACAAAAGAAGATGGCTCAGTATTTTTTGACGAAAATTATGAATATATTTATGGTGCAATTGATATTATAAGACAGGGCTCAGATGGTGCTGTATTAGCTTATGGCTCTACATTATATAGAGCAGTGCAGGTGCATGATATATTAAAATCAAAAGGCTTAAATTTTTCAGTGATTAATGTGTCTTGTCCTGCATATATCAATGATGAAGCATTTAATAAAATAGCAGGATATAAAAAAATATTCACTTATGAAGACCATATTTCATCAACTGGTTTATACTGCACAATAGCTAATATGGCTTTAAGCAGGAAGAAATTTATTGATGCCACATGTTTTGGAGTTAATGAGTTTCCAATGTCTGGTCAATCTGATGAAGTATATGATATGCTTTCATTAAGCCCTGAAAAAGTGGCAGAAAAAATTATTAAAGAAATGGGTGCATAA
- a CDS encoding 23S rRNA (pseudouridine(1915)-N(3))-methyltransferase RlmH, translating into MALVRLAVEGRVKDKIILNFISEYQKRLSPYFKLELAELGEGGRYFEKLSKQQAASEIFIAMDAGGKKFTSEGFAEWFNTKRSLSKNITFVIGEATGLSKQARETVSEFISLSDMTFSYKLSLMVMAEQIYRAVTIITGHPYHK; encoded by the coding sequence ATGGCTTTAGTCAGGCTTGCAGTTGAAGGCAGGGTTAAGGATAAGATTATCCTTAATTTTATCAGCGAATATCAAAAACGCCTGTCGCCATACTTTAAACTGGAGCTTGCAGAGCTGGGAGAAGGTGGCAGATATTTTGAAAAATTAAGTAAACAGCAGGCTGCATCAGAAATATTTATTGCTATGGATGCAGGCGGAAAAAAGTTTACAAGTGAGGGGTTTGCAGAATGGTTTAATACTAAACGCAGCCTTTCAAAAAATATAACTTTTGTAATAGGTGAGGCAACAGGGCTGTCTAAGCAGGCACGAGAGACAGTGAGTGAATTTATATCCCTTTCTGATATGACATTTTCATATAAACTAAGTCTTATGGTAATGGCAGAGCAGATATACAGGGCTGTAACAATTATCACAGGGCATCCCTATCACAAGTAG